Proteins from one Bacteroides mediterraneensis genomic window:
- a CDS encoding glycosyl hydrolase family 28-related protein, whose protein sequence is MNYVFRFIFVFISLQFYVTLVHSKAGSYILPEAADVIDVTKAPFYADNSGKTDCSTALQKAFTYAATETNGIFTKDKRAVQIIYFPAGTY, encoded by the coding sequence ATGAATTACGTTTTTAGATTTATTTTTGTTTTCATATCATTACAGTTTTATGTTACGTTAGTTCATAGTAAAGCTGGGAGTTATATACTCCCAGAGGCAGCTGATGTAATAGACGTAACAAAAGCTCCGTTTTATGCGGATAATTCTGGAAAAACAGATTGTTCCACAGCTTTGCAAAAAGCCTTTACATATGCTGCAACTGAGACTAATGGTATATTTACAAAAGATAAAAGAGCAGTACAAATTATTTATTTTCCGGCAGGAACATATTAA
- a CDS encoding glycosyl hydrolase: MKKHFLSILALMFCSSCRINDTEIISEDLFMNPPSDAKPRTWMHAMSDNMSKEGMTKDLEAISEAGIGGVMLFTVTHGIPQGNVRFNSPEYYDIVKHAASECERLGLSFGFHNCDGWSSSGGPWISANESMRYVVYSQTVTDGGKVSVSLPQPTKRENYYEDIAVLAYPALESEIIDAEAKFEVTTSDDKFNTDIAFDGVMEDFTTITPDKNKPAYIDIKYSEPFALRSFFACTRTKKSDLRLMASDNGKDYELVARFPVVRTGVSEWCQQGNIKNVNKRYYRIMTDAPVTISEISLSSSSPINDYLNKNGLGRKEDEFLADSKQPASSMIIDKSNIKDLTSFCDNEGMLSTTLPEGKWTILRIGMTSTSARNRPASNEGRGLECDKFSASALQKHFDSFPKRFIDSVRTVSPQALHYVEIDSYEMGGQNWTDGMLDIFKSEKGYDFKPFLPLILGKYVDSAETSEEVLRDFRRVCSDLMNDNYFKAFGDLCKQEGIEYYLEPYGPGPFDFLEAAGTCDIPMGEFWMEGRPLFIEPAISGAHIYGKNIVSAESFTATDAINWKGYPAMTKPTGDWAWKKGFNEFMFHRYAHQPNTHVRPGMTMSRWGFNFDRTQTWWLGAGKSWFKYIARGSYMLRLGVPVTDVMVFVGDASPNGTSKGTYFPYKSDAVNSDVLINRTSVKDSKIVLPEGTTYQCLVLKNTDRITMPTLERLCQLTEAGVPVCGVLPEKLLGYNEEGKDYEKFRKLVDRIRSCANYYKEGEFEKMVKEQNIQPDFSVEDCPKGIEMDYAHRHLANGSDLYFISNTDSVNRTFDCSFRVSGMEPELWFAMDGKIEKSDNYSIGTERTEVSINLEPQESVFVVFRNKASVNQKNTVKTINLVSSDNLSDDWTVKFMPEYGYDAEIKLPELIDWSKSGNDEIKYYSGSAIYTKVFNVDADKLFKANEVILDLGNVNISAELTVNGNYVGIKWMKPYKFDIYKYLKEGQNTIELNITNEWTNRLIGDQRFPDTSGYSLKSKRMPDWYINNEPMPETQRLTFDIGEFYNSEDSLLPAGLRGPVCLILNSVK, from the coding sequence ATGAAGAAACATTTTTTATCTATTCTGGCGCTTATGTTTTGTTCAAGTTGTAGAATAAACGACACAGAGATTATTTCTGAGGATTTGTTTATGAATCCACCTTCGGATGCAAAGCCCCGTACATGGATGCATGCTATGAGCGACAACATGAGTAAAGAAGGTATGACGAAGGACCTCGAAGCTATATCTGAGGCTGGTATTGGTGGTGTAATGCTTTTTACCGTTACACATGGAATACCGCAAGGAAATGTCAGGTTCAATTCTCCTGAGTATTACGACATTGTCAAACATGCTGCATCAGAGTGTGAACGTCTTGGCCTGAGTTTCGGCTTTCATAACTGTGATGGCTGGAGCTCAAGCGGGGGACCTTGGATATCTGCTAATGAAAGTATGCGTTATGTGGTGTACAGCCAGACAGTCACTGATGGTGGAAAAGTTAGTGTTTCTCTTCCACAACCCACAAAAAGAGAAAACTATTATGAAGACATCGCCGTACTTGCATATCCTGCATTGGAGTCTGAGATAATTGATGCAGAAGCCAAATTCGAGGTTACGACATCGGATGACAAATTTAATACGGATATTGCTTTTGATGGAGTTATGGAGGATTTTACTACCATAACACCGGATAAAAATAAACCGGCATATATCGATATCAAATATTCAGAGCCTTTTGCGTTACGTTCTTTTTTTGCCTGTACAAGAACAAAAAAGTCGGATTTGAGACTTATGGCATCTGATAACGGGAAAGATTATGAGTTAGTAGCAAGATTTCCTGTAGTGCGAACAGGTGTAAGCGAGTGGTGTCAGCAGGGTAATATCAAGAATGTCAACAAAAGATATTATCGTATCATGACAGATGCTCCTGTTACTATAAGTGAAATAAGTCTCAGCAGTTCGTCACCCATAAATGATTATTTGAATAAAAACGGATTGGGAAGAAAAGAGGATGAGTTTCTTGCTGACAGTAAACAGCCTGCATCTTCTATGATTATAGATAAGAGCAATATTAAAGATCTGACATCATTTTGTGATAATGAAGGAATGCTTTCTACTACTCTTCCGGAAGGTAAGTGGACTATATTGAGAATAGGAATGACTTCTACTTCTGCAAGGAATCGTCCGGCTTCAAATGAAGGAAGAGGTTTGGAATGTGACAAGTTCTCAGCTTCAGCTTTACAAAAACATTTTGATTCTTTCCCAAAACGTTTTATCGACAGTGTTCGTACTGTTTCTCCACAAGCACTACATTATGTTGAAATCGACAGCTATGAAATGGGTGGTCAGAATTGGACTGATGGAATGCTTGATATATTCAAGTCTGAAAAAGGATATGACTTTAAACCTTTCCTACCACTTATTTTAGGTAAATATGTCGATAGTGCAGAAACATCAGAAGAAGTGTTGCGCGATTTTAGAAGAGTATGCAGTGATCTGATGAATGATAATTATTTCAAGGCTTTTGGCGATTTGTGTAAACAGGAAGGTATAGAGTATTATCTTGAACCGTACGGACCGGGACCTTTTGATTTTCTTGAGGCTGCCGGTACATGCGATATCCCAATGGGAGAATTCTGGATGGAAGGACGACCTTTGTTCATTGAACCTGCAATAAGTGGCGCTCATATTTATGGAAAGAATATAGTCTCGGCTGAGTCTTTTACTGCCACAGATGCTATCAACTGGAAAGGATATCCTGCAATGACTAAGCCTACTGGTGATTGGGCATGGAAAAAAGGTTTTAACGAGTTCATGTTCCATAGGTACGCACATCAGCCTAATACTCATGTTCGTCCGGGTATGACTATGAGTCGCTGGGGATTTAATTTCGACCGTACCCAGACGTGGTGGCTAGGAGCCGGTAAATCATGGTTTAAGTATATAGCACGCGGTTCTTATATGCTTCGTCTTGGAGTACCTGTAACGGATGTGATGGTATTCGTAGGAGATGCTTCCCCGAACGGTACCTCTAAAGGTACATATTTCCCTTACAAGAGTGATGCAGTGAACTCGGATGTGCTTATTAACAGAACATCAGTGAAGGATTCCAAGATAGTATTGCCGGAAGGAACAACCTACCAGTGTCTTGTCTTGAAAAATACCGACCGTATAACAATGCCTACATTGGAACGTTTATGCCAATTGACAGAAGCCGGAGTGCCTGTTTGCGGTGTATTGCCGGAAAAACTCCTTGGATATAATGAAGAAGGAAAGGATTATGAAAAGTTCAGAAAACTTGTTGACCGTATCCGTTCGTGCGCTAATTATTATAAGGAAGGTGAGTTCGAAAAGATGGTAAAGGAACAGAATATCCAACCGGACTTTTCGGTTGAGGATTGCCCTAAAGGAATAGAGATGGATTATGCTCACCGTCATCTGGCAAATGGTTCTGATTTGTATTTCATATCTAATACTGACTCAGTTAACAGAACTTTTGACTGCAGTTTCCGTGTGTCTGGTATGGAACCTGAATTGTGGTTTGCCATGGATGGAAAAATAGAAAAGTCTGATAACTACAGTATAGGAACAGAAAGAACAGAGGTAAGTATAAATCTGGAACCTCAGGAATCTGTATTTGTGGTTTTCCGCAATAAGGCTTCAGTAAATCAGAAGAATACAGTTAAAACGATAAATCTTGTTTCGTCTGATAATCTTTCTGACGACTGGACTGTTAAGTTTATGCCTGAATATGGATACGATGCTGAAATTAAACTTCCTGAATTGATAGATTGGAGTAAATCTGGGAATGATGAGATAAAGTATTATTCAGGTTCGGCTATTTATACCAAGGTGTTTAATGTAGATGCTGATAAATTATTCAAAGCAAATGAAGTAATTCTTGATCTTGGTAATGTAAACATTTCGGCAGAACTTACTGTAAACGGAAATTATGTAGGTATAAAATGGATGAAGCCGTATAAATTTGATATATATAAATATCTTAAAGAAGGCCAGAATACAATAGAACTGAATATAACAAATGAATGGACTAACAGATTGATTGGCGACCAGAGATTCCCTGATACAAGCGGTTATAGTCTTAAATCCAAGAGAATGCCTGATTGGTATATCAATAATGAACCTATGCCTGAAACTCAAAGATTGACTTTCGATATAGGGGAATTCTATAATTCTGAAGATTCTCTATTGCCTGCCGGGCTTAGAGGTCCTGTCTGTTTAATCTTAAATTCGGTAAAATGA
- a CDS encoding alpha-L-rhamnosidase C-terminal domain-containing protein produces MKKYILSLLMFFVALSSFSGNVSDFGKAKWIWLQEDGQPNSWVAFRKTFTLDSAPENVKANIAVDTKYWLWINGQMVLFEGGLARGAAPNTCYYDEVDLSGYLQKGENTISILVWYWGRTRKTHEDSGKGGLIFHSDIDGYQLCSDSSWKVIKHPGYDSKSGGGGGSANRVNAYNIRFNANKALGDWTDAAWYSLSYNDDKWNSAIEKGQVDCLPWGKLVPRCIPLWNDRGLSDYVSFKTDNGNISLPYINNTGKVKVISAKLPFNRQVTPYLKIRGVKGDTITVDTDDPFNLLQSVYITKDGVQEFEGYSWFNGHNIEYSIPSGIEVLELKYRWTGLGEMPGNFECSDEQLTRLWWMARNTLYICARDSYMDCPDRERGLWIGDVADQTGAVFYTLDEAGIKLLKKAIDNTIAYRNDSIIQGLAPGFGDYRGKSSELTGQSLQFISQGIWQYYYNTGDKETLASAYPAVMDYMRLWNMMPDGLPMHRKGYANWVDWGTDSDPVPTNVILYYMALKAVKSMASILEKPSDIEWCNGRIESIEKNFSGKYWRGTHYGTAGKALEERVSTLAVISGLADKANYQILVDSVLFPVRKSSPHMEWMVEEALILTGNHEKGLQRMKERYAPQISDKELTTLYERFDEKRPGTPNHAWNAPNYVLSRYVAGIKATDVAWKSFEVRPYLNTFASVNQVVPSVKGNIVMKAEKDNNSCRLELKSPEGTVAKVYIPLNGRKLNNVTVNGKTVWKNGETIVSSKDEYRFVSKNDDSICYEVGCGEWNFVVQND; encoded by the coding sequence ATGAAAAAGTATATTTTATCTCTTTTGATGTTTTTTGTTGCCTTGTCATCCTTTTCAGGAAATGTATCAGATTTTGGAAAAGCCAAATGGATATGGCTTCAGGAAGACGGACAGCCAAACTCATGGGTAGCTTTCCGTAAAACATTTACTTTGGATTCTGCTCCTGAGAATGTCAAGGCCAATATTGCTGTAGATACTAAGTATTGGTTATGGATAAACGGACAGATGGTCCTGTTTGAAGGCGGGCTTGCTCGTGGAGCTGCCCCAAATACATGCTATTATGATGAAGTGGATTTAAGCGGTTATCTGCAAAAAGGAGAAAACACTATATCCATACTCGTTTGGTATTGGGGAAGAACAAGAAAGACACATGAGGATAGTGGTAAGGGTGGACTGATATTCCATTCGGATATTGATGGATACCAATTATGTTCAGATTCTTCATGGAAAGTAATCAAGCATCCCGGCTATGATTCGAAGAGTGGAGGAGGTGGTGGTTCTGCCAACAGAGTAAATGCCTACAATATAAGGTTTAATGCAAACAAAGCACTGGGTGACTGGACAGATGCGGCCTGGTATTCTTTATCATATAATGATGATAAATGGAATAGTGCCATAGAAAAAGGTCAAGTAGATTGTCTTCCATGGGGTAAACTTGTTCCCAGATGCATTCCGTTGTGGAATGATAGAGGTTTGTCAGACTATGTCTCATTCAAAACAGATAATGGAAATATTAGTCTTCCTTATATTAATAATACCGGAAAAGTTAAGGTTATCAGTGCAAAGCTGCCTTTCAACAGACAAGTTACGCCTTATCTTAAAATAAGAGGTGTTAAAGGAGATACTATAACTGTGGATACTGACGACCCTTTCAATCTTCTTCAGTCTGTATATATTACTAAAGATGGTGTTCAGGAGTTCGAAGGATATTCGTGGTTTAACGGACATAATATAGAATATAGTATTCCTTCCGGTATTGAAGTTCTTGAATTAAAGTACCGTTGGACTGGTCTTGGAGAAATGCCGGGCAACTTTGAATGTAGCGATGAACAACTCACCAGACTATGGTGGATGGCCCGCAATACCCTTTACATTTGTGCTCGCGACAGTTATATGGATTGTCCTGACAGAGAAAGAGGATTATGGATTGGCGATGTTGCCGACCAGACAGGAGCAGTATTCTATACCCTCGACGAAGCCGGAATAAAGCTTCTGAAAAAAGCTATAGATAATACTATTGCTTATAGAAATGACAGTATAATCCAGGGGTTGGCCCCCGGTTTTGGCGATTATAGAGGAAAAAGCAGCGAACTTACAGGACAGAGCCTGCAGTTTATTTCTCAGGGAATATGGCAGTATTATTATAACACAGGTGATAAGGAAACACTGGCAAGCGCATATCCTGCCGTAATGGATTATATGCGTTTATGGAATATGATGCCAGATGGTTTGCCAATGCACAGAAAAGGATATGCCAACTGGGTTGATTGGGGTACCGATTCAGATCCTGTTCCTACAAATGTCATATTGTATTATATGGCACTTAAAGCAGTAAAATCAATGGCATCTATTCTGGAAAAACCTTCTGATATTGAATGGTGCAATGGACGTATTGAAAGTATAGAAAAGAATTTCTCCGGGAAATATTGGCGTGGTACACATTATGGAACTGCCGGAAAAGCATTGGAAGAACGTGTCAGTACGTTGGCTGTAATCAGTGGACTTGCAGATAAAGCTAATTATCAGATTTTGGTTGACAGCGTCCTTTTCCCTGTACGCAAGTCAAGTCCTCACATGGAATGGATGGTTGAAGAAGCATTAATCCTTACCGGTAATCATGAGAAAGGCTTGCAAAGAATGAAAGAACGATATGCACCACAAATCTCGGATAAGGAACTTACTACATTATATGAACGTTTTGACGAGAAACGTCCGGGGACACCTAATCACGCATGGAATGCACCTAACTATGTCTTGTCACGATACGTTGCAGGAATAAAAGCAACGGATGTGGCATGGAAAAGTTTCGAGGTACGTCCTTATCTGAATACTTTTGCGTCAGTAAACCAGGTTGTACCAAGTGTAAAAGGTAATATAGTGATGAAAGCTGAGAAAGATAACAACTCTTGCAGATTAGAACTTAAATCACCTGAAGGAACAGTAGCTAAGGTTTATATACCGTTGAATGGTAGAAAGCTTAACAATGTTACAGTCAATGGAAAGACTGTTTGGAAAAATGGTGAAACTATAGTCTCTTCAAAAGATGAATATAGATTTGTAAGCAAGAATGATGACAGTATTTGCTACGAAGTAGGATGTGGAGAATGGAATTTTGTAGTACAAAATGATTAA
- a CDS encoding sulfatase, which produces MESILIRNYVMAFAAISTLPYVETFAANDEVLTEKKPNVVFVFADQLREQALGYTGDPNVMTPNIDRLAGESVNIRNAISCVPVSCPYRASMLTGQYALSNGVFLNDVQLNPDINSVAKIYKKAGYNTAYIGKWHINGNGRTKYIKEEFRQGFEYFKALECTHAYLRSKYFDNNDTIPKFWKGYDAIDQTKDAINYMKEHSKDDKPFILYLSWGGPHNPYEQVPDNYKKMYADKEIILRQNVPANKREQFIKDLRGYYAQITALDDCIGMLQKAIKDMGIEENTIFVFTSDHGDMLGSQGMRWKQRPYDESIRVPFLIKYPALLADKNRETDMIINTPDILPTLLGLSDIEIPESIEGDDLSDIITGEKEDYTDAALIECITPFADFRKGIGREYRGLRTKRYTYVRDLNGPWLMFDNLKDPYQQKNIIDSPEYASIRKELEDKLMKKLKALGDEFRPGMEYINKWGYEVDKNGTVDWKAANK; this is translated from the coding sequence ATGGAAAGTATTTTGATAAGAAATTATGTAATGGCATTTGCGGCAATCAGTACATTGCCATACGTAGAAACTTTTGCAGCTAATGATGAAGTATTAACAGAGAAAAAACCTAATGTAGTATTCGTTTTTGCCGACCAGTTGCGCGAACAGGCCTTGGGTTATACTGGCGACCCTAACGTCATGACACCTAATATTGACCGTCTGGCAGGCGAGTCTGTCAATATACGTAATGCCATATCCTGTGTACCTGTATCCTGTCCGTACAGGGCTTCTATGCTTACCGGACAGTATGCCTTGTCAAATGGTGTATTCTTGAACGACGTACAACTAAATCCGGATATTAATTCCGTAGCCAAAATATATAAGAAAGCGGGATATAATACCGCATATATAGGCAAATGGCATATTAACGGTAACGGACGTACCAAATACATTAAAGAGGAATTCCGTCAGGGATTCGAATATTTCAAGGCTCTTGAGTGTACTCATGCCTATCTCCGTTCCAAGTATTTCGACAATAATGATACCATACCTAAATTCTGGAAGGGTTACGATGCCATTGACCAGACAAAGGATGCCATCAACTATATGAAGGAGCATTCCAAAGATGATAAACCGTTTATTCTTTATCTTTCCTGGGGCGGTCCGCATAATCCATACGAGCAGGTTCCTGACAATTATAAGAAGATGTATGCAGACAAGGAAATTATTCTTCGCCAAAATGTTCCTGCCAATAAGCGTGAACAGTTCATTAAGGACCTTCGTGGTTATTATGCCCAGATTACGGCACTTGACGATTGTATAGGTATGCTTCAGAAAGCAATAAAGGATATGGGAATAGAAGAGAACACTATCTTTGTATTTACATCCGACCACGGAGATATGCTTGGCTCACAGGGTATGCGTTGGAAACAACGCCCGTACGACGAGAGTATCAGGGTTCCTTTCCTGATAAAATATCCGGCATTGTTGGCAGACAAGAACCGTGAGACTGATATGATAATCAACACTCCTGATATTTTGCCTACATTGTTAGGACTTTCGGATATAGAAATACCGGAATCAATCGAAGGAGATGACCTTTCAGATATTATTACCGGTGAAAAGGAAGATTATACAGATGCTGCTCTCATAGAGTGTATTACTCCTTTTGCGGATTTCAGAAAGGGTATAGGCCGTGAATACAGAGGTTTGCGTACCAAGAGATATACTTACGTAAGAGACCTTAATGGACCGTGGCTGATGTTCGATAATTTGAAAGACCCTTATCAGCAGAAGAACATAATTGACTCGCCGGAATATGCCTCTATAAGAAAAGAACTTGAAGATAAACTGATGAAAAAACTGAAGGCACTTGGCGATGAGTTCCGTCCCGGAATGGAATATATCAATAAGTGGGGATATGAAGTAGATAAGAATGGAACAGTGGATTGGAAAGCTGCAAACAAATAA
- a CDS encoding sugar-binding domain-containing protein yields MDYLIRKIYLLLSFIAIFLSLKAGNIDSRQKYNFNSSWKFVKANIPGAADEKYDDTSWETVSCPHTFNDIDTFDDFAEGGHNGESRQWRGTVWYRKHFSLPLTAKGKKVYIEFEGVRQIADVYINGTFIGKNQTGFIPFGYDLTPYIKFGEDNVVAVKVNNDRGDHFRDNFPLVWHHEHWHPNHGGIYRNVYLHVMNPLHITLPLYDNLETQGQYIYTEKVSKRSADVYVETEIRNEGNSYPSSLDIQVAVFDADGNLVKKEITKAEIPSGKTDIVKTKIKIKKPSLWSTRYPYLYRIETSILQNGQVIDSDEQPLGIRYFEFNPNTGFHINGESVKLHGWGQKPTNEWAGLGSALPDWMREYTYRLMDEAGGNFVRWGHCACSPAEALMGDKFGFVTMMPGVAGESTDEGNTWKIRLNAFRDMVVCYRNHPSIFIWEGGNWAETDEHYQELCNVISTFDSKGKRLYGHRRSDLHDCSSKYVTIEIGTEGWEREFEKLPIIESEYCRDESPRRIWDKYSPDDNFYSHPNIDKNVYKWSSEEYAVKQVEHWWNKMGKKSYHCGGANWVFTDGPHGGRCQTEVTRASGEVDAVRLPKEAFYSLKSIWRTEPQVNIVGHWNYKPETVKTVYVTSNCQSIKLFVNDKLIAENSKPTSGYVFSFPNVKWESGNIKAEAYIDGKLVAETVKQTSGKAVSLRITPITGSNGWQADGSDIVLLDVEAVDEQGRRCPLNTDKVYFTVEGPAIWRGGYNSGLANSTNNQFLNLEAGINRVALKSMLQSGKVTVTASTVGHCSTKESTIKPATITLETKPVELLSGLSEELPYELDDIMLSSNDLVREPAPAYSPYIEPYIPGVSTKSKLFTRFSYTGDSPALLRTTLDWGKRAYTDLTYNYTVIPSYVRGAEYVRMPNSDYKYWARDQLQFVAGVDMTVYVAHDDRVKRPQFLETYTDTGDDIKLGDVVMSLFKYEARKGESIIMAGNSDITPPEGSRMYVVFGKERK; encoded by the coding sequence ATGGATTATTTAATACGGAAAATTTATTTACTATTGTCGTTTATAGCTATATTTCTTTCTTTGAAAGCAGGAAATATAGACTCTCGTCAGAAATATAATTTCAATAGTTCCTGGAAGTTTGTTAAGGCAAATATTCCAGGTGCGGCAGATGAGAAGTACGATGATACTTCATGGGAAACAGTTAGTTGTCCGCATACATTTAATGATATAGATACTTTCGACGATTTTGCCGAGGGTGGTCATAACGGTGAAAGCAGGCAGTGGCGAGGCACCGTGTGGTATCGAAAACACTTTTCTTTACCTCTGACAGCCAAAGGTAAAAAGGTGTATATTGAATTCGAAGGTGTACGCCAGATAGCAGATGTATATATAAATGGAACCTTCATAGGTAAAAATCAGACAGGTTTTATACCTTTCGGATATGATTTGACTCCTTACATTAAATTTGGTGAAGATAATGTAGTGGCCGTGAAGGTTAATAATGACCGCGGTGATCATTTCCGTGACAACTTCCCTTTGGTATGGCATCATGAACATTGGCATCCTAATCATGGTGGAATCTATCGTAATGTCTATCTTCATGTCATGAATCCTTTGCATATAACTTTGCCCCTTTATGATAATCTGGAAACACAGGGACAATATATATATACTGAGAAAGTAAGCAAGAGGAGTGCTGATGTATATGTTGAAACAGAAATCAGAAACGAAGGAAACTCTTATCCTTCTTCATTGGATATACAGGTAGCTGTGTTCGATGCTGATGGCAATCTCGTTAAGAAGGAAATCACTAAAGCTGAAATACCCTCTGGTAAGACGGATATCGTAAAGACTAAAATAAAGATAAAGAAACCATCACTGTGGTCAACAAGGTATCCCTATCTGTATCGAATTGAAACATCAATTCTTCAGAACGGTCAGGTTATAGACTCAGACGAGCAGCCTTTGGGTATCAGATATTTTGAGTTCAATCCAAATACCGGTTTCCACATCAATGGCGAAAGTGTAAAACTTCACGGATGGGGACAGAAGCCCACGAATGAATGGGCAGGGCTTGGCTCCGCACTTCCTGACTGGATGCGTGAATATACATATCGTTTGATGGACGAGGCTGGTGGTAACTTTGTCCGTTGGGGACATTGTGCCTGTTCTCCTGCCGAGGCTCTTATGGGAGACAAGTTTGGTTTTGTAACTATGATGCCTGGTGTGGCCGGTGAATCTACCGATGAAGGTAATACATGGAAAATCCGCCTTAATGCATTCCGCGATATGGTGGTTTGTTATCGTAATCACCCTTCTATCTTCATTTGGGAAGGTGGAAACTGGGCAGAGACAGATGAACACTACCAAGAGTTGTGTAACGTGATTTCTACCTTCGATTCAAAAGGCAAACGCTTGTATGGTCATCGTCGTTCCGATTTACATGATTGTTCATCAAAATATGTCACTATAGAAATAGGTACGGAAGGATGGGAGAGGGAGTTCGAAAAACTTCCTATCATAGAGAGTGAGTATTGTCGTGATGAGTCACCACGACGCATTTGGGATAAATATTCTCCTGATGACAATTTTTATTCTCATCCTAATATAGATAAAAATGTGTATAAATGGTCTTCCGAGGAATATGCGGTAAAGCAGGTAGAACACTGGTGGAACAAGATGGGAAAGAAGTCTTATCATTGCGGAGGAGCCAATTGGGTATTTACTGATGGACCACATGGAGGAAGATGCCAGACAGAGGTGACTCGTGCCAGTGGAGAAGTTGATGCGGTAAGACTTCCAAAGGAGGCTTTTTATTCGTTGAAGTCTATCTGGCGTACAGAGCCACAGGTTAATATCGTTGGTCATTGGAATTATAAGCCGGAAACTGTAAAAACAGTCTATGTTACATCCAATTGCCAGAGTATAAAACTTTTTGTCAATGATAAGCTTATTGCCGAAAACTCCAAACCGACATCTGGCTATGTGTTCAGTTTTCCAAATGTGAAATGGGAGTCGGGTAATATAAAGGCTGAGGCTTATATAGATGGCAAGCTTGTTGCAGAGACGGTAAAACAAACCAGTGGAAAAGCTGTTTCTCTCCGTATAACTCCTATTACCGGTTCTAATGGATGGCAAGCTGATGGTTCGGACATAGTACTTCTTGACGTTGAGGCGGTCGATGAACAAGGACGTCGTTGTCCGTTGAACACCGATAAGGTCTACTTTACAGTAGAAGGTCCGGCTATATGGAGAGGTGGTTATAACAGTGGACTGGCTAATTCTACAAACAATCAGTTCCTTAATCTTGAAGCCGGTATAAACAGAGTGGCATTGAAGTCTATGTTACAATCGGGCAAGGTTACTGTAACGGCATCAACCGTTGGTCATTGCAGTACAAAGGAATCTACAATAAAACCTGCTACCATTACTCTTGAAACAAAACCGGTAGAATTATTGTCCGGTCTTTCTGAAGAATTACCATACGAATTGGATGATATTATGCTTTCTTCCAACGATCTTGTCAGAGAACCGGCACCTGCCTATAGTCCTTATATTGAACCTTATATTCCTGGTGTAAGTACCAAAAGCAAGTTGTTTACACGTTTCAGTTATACAGGTGACTCTCCTGCACTTCTCCGTACTACTCTTGACTGGGGAAAACGTGCATATACAGATTTGACATACAATTACACAGTAATACCTTCATACGTACGTGGAGCTGAATATGTGCGAATGCCAAATTCTGATTATAAATATTGGGCACGCGATCAGTTGCAATTTGTGGCAGGAGTCGATATGACTGTTTATGTGGCGCATGATGACCGTGTGAAACGTCCACAGTTCCTTGAAACATATACCGATACCGGCGATGATATCAAGCTTGGTGATGTCGTTATGTCATTATTCAAATATGAAGCCCGTAAAGGTGAAAGTATCATTATGGCAGGAAACAGCGATATCACTCCTCCTGAGGGCAGCCGCATGTATGTCGTATTTGGAAAAGAAAGAAAATAA